One window of the Pedobacter ginsengisoli genome contains the following:
- the kbl gene encoding glycine C-acetyltransferase has translation MYKTLKPVLEQELEQIEKDGLFKRERIIVTPQGADIKISTGQEVINFCANNYLGLSSHPAVIEAAKKAIDKHGYGMSSVRFICGTQDIHKELEAKLSKFLGTEDTILYAAAFDANGGVFEPLFNDQDAIISDELNHASIIDGVRLCKAKRFRYKNADMADLEQQLIAAKDARHRIIVTDGAFSMDGVVAPLDKICDLADKYEALVMIDESHCTGFMGKTGRGTHEHFNVMDRIDIITGTLGKALGGASGGFTSGKKEIIDMLRQRSRPYLFSNTLAPAITGASVAVLDLLSETTDLRDKLESNTSYFRTKMTEAGFDIKDGVHPIVPVMLYDAKLAQEFAAKMLEEGIYVIGFYYPVVGQGKARIRVQLSAAHEQHHLDKAIAAFTKVGKALGVI, from the coding sequence ATGTACAAAACTTTAAAACCCGTTCTGGAACAAGAACTGGAGCAAATAGAAAAAGACGGTTTATTTAAACGTGAACGTATCATTGTAACCCCTCAGGGAGCTGATATTAAGATCAGCACTGGGCAAGAGGTGATTAACTTTTGTGCAAATAATTATTTGGGACTATCGTCTCATCCGGCTGTTATTGAAGCGGCAAAAAAAGCCATAGATAAACACGGTTACGGAATGTCGTCAGTACGCTTTATATGTGGTACCCAGGATATTCATAAAGAACTGGAGGCAAAGCTTTCTAAATTTTTAGGTACAGAGGATACAATTTTATATGCTGCTGCATTTGATGCTAACGGTGGTGTTTTTGAACCTCTGTTTAATGATCAGGATGCAATCATTTCTGATGAACTGAATCATGCTTCAATTATTGATGGTGTACGTTTGTGTAAGGCAAAGCGTTTCAGATATAAAAATGCTGATATGGCTGATCTTGAACAGCAATTAATTGCTGCTAAAGATGCCAGGCATCGTATTATTGTTACTGATGGTGCTTTTTCTATGGACGGAGTTGTTGCGCCATTAGATAAGATATGTGACCTGGCAGATAAATATGAGGCATTGGTAATGATAGATGAGTCGCATTGTACAGGCTTTATGGGGAAAACTGGACGTGGTACTCATGAGCATTTCAACGTGATGGATAGAATTGATATTATTACAGGTACTTTGGGTAAGGCACTTGGTGGTGCATCCGGAGGATTTACTTCCGGTAAGAAAGAAATTATTGATATGCTACGTCAAAGATCTCGTCCATATTTATTCTCCAATACACTTGCTCCTGCAATTACGGGCGCTTCTGTTGCGGTTTTAGATCTTTTAAGTGAAACAACTGATTTAAGAGATAAACTGGAAAGCAATACATCTTACTTCCGTACAAAAATGACTGAAGCTGGTTTTGATATTAAAGATGGCGTACACCCGATTGTTCCGGTTATGCTTTATGATGCTAAACTTGCCCAGGAATTTGCTGCAAAAATGCTTGAAGAAGGTATTTATGTAATTGGTTTCTATTATCCGGTGGTAGGACAAGGCAAGGCCAGAATTCGTGTGCAGTTGTCTGCAGCTCATGAGCAGCACCATTTAGATAAGGCTATTGCGGCATTTACTAAAGTTGGCAAGGCTTTAGGTGTAATATAA